In Triticum aestivum cultivar Chinese Spring chromosome 5B, IWGSC CS RefSeq v2.1, whole genome shotgun sequence, the following proteins share a genomic window:
- the LOC123117035 gene encoding uncharacterized protein translates to MGLCVSYDAATDGPATARVVLPSGELREYSPPATAALALEEVGQQGWFLCDAGRMGFAGSVAAMAAGEQLQPGQIYFVLPAEMLRRCLTGEEVASLAVKASAALVKAATASSAGGRRRRGSVTPLVFTPSEEDYSDETLAKFAVKTAVPQKRRVAYRGGRSPPRFSPDLTAILESE, encoded by the coding sequence ATGGGCCTCTGTGTGTCGTACGACGCGGCGACCGACGGCCCGGCGACCGCGAGGGTGGTGCTCCCCAGCGGCGAGCTCCGGGAGTACTCGCCGCCCGCAACAGCCGCGCTGGCGCTGGAGGAGGTGGGCCAGCAGGGGTGGTTCCTCTGCGACGCCGGCAGGATGGGGTTCGCGGGCTCCGTCGCGGCGATGGCCGCCGGTGAGCAGCTCCAGCCGGGGCAGATCTACTTCGTGCTCCCCGCAGAGATGCTGCGCCGTTGCCTTACAGGCGAGGAGGTGGCCTCGCTCGCCGTCAAGGCCAGTGCCGCCCTCGTCAAGGCCGCCACCGCCTCGTCAGCCGGTGGCCGGCGCCGGCGGGGCTCGGTGACGCCGCTTGTGTTCACGCCATCCGAGGAGGACTACTCTGACGAAACCTTGGCGAAGTTTGCAGTGAAGACGGCGGTGCCGCAGAAGCGGAGGGTGGCCTACCGAGGCGGGAGGTCGCCGCCGCGGTTCTCGCCCGACTTAACCGCCATTTTGGAGAGCGAGTAG